A single region of the Marinobacter nanhaiticus D15-8W genome encodes:
- a CDS encoding carboxyl transferase domain-containing protein has translation MAILHSKVQTQSPEFAERFEAMTALCADRKERFDAIAQGGGEHAQKRHKDRGKLLPRERIHRLLDPGSPFLEVGAFAADDVYGEDVPAAGVIAGIGQVHGIECMIVANDSTVKGGTYYPLTVKKHIRAQTIAEENHLPCIYLVDSGGANLPRQDEVFPDQEDFGHIFYRQANMSAKGIAQIAVVMGLCTAGGAYVPAMADESIMVREQSSIFLAGPPLVKAATGESVSAEELGGADVHCGISGVADHYANTEAEALERARQCIANLNYKRPDAVRRKEPVEPLYPTDELYGVVPSDLKTPYDVHEVIARLVDGSEFDEFKARYGSTLVCGFAHLYGMPVGIVANNGILFSESAQKGAHFVELCCQRGIPLIFLQNITGFMVGKQAEHDGIAKHGAKLVTAVACARVPKLTVIIGGSFGAGNYGMCGRAYKPRFLWMWPNARIAVMGGEQAAGVLADVKRAGKERRGESWSDDEEQAFKQPIIDQFEHQSNPYYASARLWDDGVIDPADTRRVLGLSLSAALNAPPEETRFGLFRM, from the coding sequence ATGGCTATCCTTCACTCCAAGGTCCAGACCCAGTCCCCCGAATTCGCCGAGCGGTTTGAGGCCATGACCGCCCTCTGTGCGGATCGCAAGGAGCGCTTCGACGCCATCGCCCAGGGCGGCGGCGAGCATGCCCAGAAACGCCACAAGGATCGGGGCAAACTGCTGCCGCGAGAGCGCATCCATCGCTTGCTGGATCCGGGCTCGCCGTTCCTGGAAGTCGGTGCCTTTGCCGCGGACGACGTCTATGGCGAAGACGTCCCGGCAGCCGGTGTCATTGCCGGGATCGGACAGGTCCACGGCATCGAATGCATGATTGTGGCGAACGACTCCACGGTCAAAGGCGGCACCTATTACCCGCTAACGGTCAAGAAGCATATCCGCGCCCAGACCATCGCCGAGGAAAACCACCTACCCTGCATCTATCTGGTGGATTCGGGCGGTGCCAACCTGCCGCGCCAGGACGAGGTTTTCCCGGATCAGGAAGACTTCGGTCATATTTTCTACCGCCAGGCCAACATGTCCGCCAAGGGCATCGCTCAGATTGCCGTGGTCATGGGCCTCTGCACCGCCGGTGGCGCTTACGTGCCGGCTATGGCTGATGAGAGCATCATGGTGCGTGAGCAAAGCTCAATCTTCCTTGCAGGCCCCCCGCTGGTAAAGGCAGCCACCGGGGAAAGCGTCAGTGCGGAAGAACTTGGCGGCGCCGATGTGCATTGCGGTATCTCCGGTGTGGCAGACCACTATGCCAATACGGAAGCCGAAGCTCTCGAACGGGCACGGCAGTGCATCGCCAACCTGAATTACAAACGCCCGGATGCCGTACGCCGAAAGGAACCGGTGGAGCCCCTCTACCCGACTGACGAACTCTACGGCGTCGTCCCGAGTGACCTGAAGACGCCCTACGACGTACACGAGGTCATCGCCCGGCTGGTGGACGGTTCCGAATTCGATGAATTCAAGGCGCGCTACGGTTCGACACTGGTTTGCGGTTTTGCCCACCTCTATGGCATGCCGGTGGGAATCGTCGCCAACAACGGCATTCTGTTCTCGGAGTCGGCCCAGAAAGGTGCCCACTTTGTAGAGCTGTGCTGTCAACGCGGCATTCCACTGATCTTCCTGCAAAACATTACCGGCTTCATGGTGGGTAAGCAGGCCGAGCACGATGGTATCGCCAAGCACGGCGCCAAGCTGGTCACTGCGGTAGCCTGCGCCCGTGTCCCCAAGCTCACGGTGATCATCGGCGGCAGCTTTGGCGCCGGTAACTACGGCATGTGCGGTCGGGCCTACAAACCCCGCTTCCTCTGGATGTGGCCCAACGCGCGCATCGCCGTTATGGGCGGCGAACAGGCCGCCGGCGTACTCGCCGACGTCAAGCGGGCCGGCAAGGAAAGGCGTGGGGAAAGCTGGAGTGACGATGAAGAGCAGGCGTTCAAGCAGCCGATTATCGATCAGTTCGAACACCAGTCCAATCCCTACTACGCCAGCGCCCGACTCTGGGACGACGGCGTGATCGACCCGGCGGATACCCGTCGCGTACTTGGACTCAGCCTGTCGGCCGCACTCAATGCGCCACCAGAGGAAACCCGCTTCGGCCTGTTCCGGATGTAG
- a CDS encoding isovaleryl-CoA dehydrogenase, whose protein sequence is MKSQYTSLNFGLGETIDMLRDQVNQFATDRIAPRAADVDRDNLFPNDLWPQLGEMGLLGMTVSEEYGGSGMGYLAHTVAMEEISRASASIGLSYGAHSNLCVNQIFRNGNDEQKAKYLPKLVSGEHIGALAMSEPNAGSDVVSMKLRAEKKGDRYILNGNKMWITNGPDANTYVIYAKTDTSKGAHGITAFIVERDSKGFSQGQKLDKLGMRGSNTCELIFEDVEVPEENILGQENGGARVLMSGLDYERVVLAGGPVGIMQACLDNVVPYVHERKQFDQPIGEFQLIQGKLADMYTELAACRAYLYNVAQACDRGETTRKDAAGVILYTSERATKMALEAIQILGGNGYINEFPTGRLLRDAKLYEIGAGTQEIRRMLIGRELFNESR, encoded by the coding sequence ATGAAAAGTCAGTACACCTCTCTGAACTTCGGGCTGGGCGAAACCATCGATATGCTTCGCGACCAGGTCAATCAATTCGCGACCGACCGCATTGCGCCGCGAGCAGCGGATGTGGATCGCGACAACCTGTTCCCCAATGACCTCTGGCCGCAGCTTGGCGAGATGGGGTTGCTGGGTATGACGGTAAGCGAGGAATACGGCGGCAGCGGCATGGGCTACCTGGCGCACACCGTTGCCATGGAGGAAATCAGTCGGGCCTCGGCCAGCATTGGCCTGAGCTACGGCGCCCATTCCAACCTCTGCGTCAACCAGATCTTCCGCAATGGTAACGATGAGCAGAAGGCCAAGTATCTGCCCAAGCTGGTCAGCGGCGAGCATATCGGCGCCTTGGCAATGAGCGAACCCAACGCCGGTTCCGATGTGGTCAGCATGAAGCTACGTGCCGAAAAGAAAGGCGACCGGTATATCCTCAACGGCAACAAAATGTGGATTACCAACGGACCCGACGCCAATACATACGTCATCTATGCCAAGACCGACACCAGCAAAGGCGCCCACGGCATCACCGCGTTTATTGTCGAGCGGGATTCCAAGGGTTTCTCCCAGGGTCAGAAGCTGGACAAGCTAGGCATGCGCGGCTCCAACACCTGCGAGCTGATCTTCGAGGACGTCGAAGTGCCAGAGGAAAACATCCTCGGCCAGGAAAACGGAGGGGCTCGCGTTCTCATGTCCGGCCTGGATTACGAGCGTGTCGTCCTGGCCGGTGGCCCCGTTGGCATCATGCAGGCGTGTCTGGACAATGTCGTGCCTTACGTCCACGAGCGCAAACAGTTCGACCAGCCCATCGGCGAATTCCAACTGATCCAGGGCAAGCTGGCCGATATGTACACCGAACTGGCCGCCTGCCGCGCCTATCTTTACAACGTGGCACAGGCCTGCGACCGGGGCGAGACCACCCGCAAGGATGCGGCCGGCGTCATCCTCTACACGTCAGAGCGGGCGACCAAGATGGCGCTGGAAGCCATCCAGATCCTCGGTGGCAACGGCTATATCAACGAATTCCCCACAGGCCGTCTGCTGCGGGACGCCAAACTCTACGAGATCGGTGCAGGCACCCAGGAAATCCGCCGCATGCTGATCGGTCGCGAACTGTTCAACGAATCACGGTAA
- a CDS encoding MerR family transcriptional regulator — protein sequence MSNLNVKRTYSISDLAREFDITTRTIRFYEEAGMLQPERDGQVRVYTGEDRVKLKLILRGKRLGFSLAESRELIEMYDPSSDNTHQLKALQRKINERREGLKQQLADIEIMQNELDAAEERCQVALKALEP from the coding sequence ATGAGCAACCTGAACGTCAAGCGGACCTATTCGATCAGCGACCTGGCCCGCGAATTCGATATCACGACACGGACCATTCGCTTCTACGAGGAAGCCGGCATGCTCCAGCCCGAAAGAGATGGCCAGGTTCGGGTCTACACGGGCGAGGATCGCGTGAAGCTGAAGCTGATCCTGCGGGGTAAACGCCTTGGATTCAGTCTGGCGGAATCCAGGGAGCTCATCGAGATGTATGACCCGTCTTCAGATAATACCCATCAGCTCAAGGCGTTACAGCGAAAAATTAATGAACGACGTGAAGGGTTGAAGCAGCAGCTTGCAGACATCGAAATCATGCAGAACGAACTCGATGCGGCGGAGGAGCGATGTCAGGTTGCCCTGAAAGCCCTGGAGCCTTAG
- a CDS encoding transglutaminase-like cysteine peptidase — translation MTPTRIRQGLKVVGLALSLTATAVIGIELSSRLLDYIGQEYGQDARSRLERWEDLQDLASKAPVERQLRLVNSFFNQVRFVNDIEHWDTEDYWATPVELLATNGGDCEDFSIAKYLTLRALDVPDDQLRITYVKAIELNQAHMVLAWYPTPDADPLILDNLINEIRPASKRTDLEPVYSFNGKGLWLQRLGDEAQRIGNADKLERWTDLNNRLIDSLR, via the coding sequence ATGACCCCGACGCGGATCAGGCAGGGTTTGAAAGTCGTCGGCCTGGCCCTGTCACTGACAGCGACAGCGGTCATTGGCATTGAGCTGAGTTCGCGTCTGCTCGACTATATTGGCCAGGAATATGGCCAGGACGCCCGCAGCCGGCTGGAACGCTGGGAGGATCTTCAGGATCTTGCAAGCAAAGCCCCGGTAGAACGCCAACTGCGTCTGGTGAACTCCTTTTTCAATCAGGTTCGATTCGTCAACGACATCGAACATTGGGACACCGAAGACTACTGGGCGACCCCGGTGGAACTGCTCGCCACCAACGGCGGTGACTGTGAAGACTTTTCCATCGCCAAGTACCTTACCCTCCGGGCGCTCGACGTGCCGGACGACCAGCTCCGCATTACTTACGTCAAAGCCATCGAGCTGAACCAGGCTCATATGGTCCTCGCCTGGTACCCCACGCCCGATGCCGACCCGCTGATTCTCGATAACCTGATCAATGAAATCCGACCGGCATCGAAACGGACAGACCTGGAGCCGGTCTACAGCTTCAACGGCAAAGGCCTTTGGCTGCAACGACTTGGCGACGAAGCCCAGCGTATCGGTAATGCCGACAAGCTAGAGCGCTGGACCGACTTGAATAACCGGCTGATCGACTCCCTACGTTAG
- a CDS encoding type II secretion system protein N, producing the protein MNGIFTRLPLIAALVLALAMLASLGWQGWQFYQAEQARSSEASQRQVARQPASVRQQSDIDLPGIDLFGQPGAQVQAAPQSTENLPETNLRLFLRGVMAGDEENAIASALIEGSDSRTEAYAIGDELPGNATLRSVYANRVIIERSGKLENLYFPETSDSSGIDLTGGDNEHDVSQPMPAPSNARATRPAPSTSPVSGDRREEIRRRLEELRERLRQNSN; encoded by the coding sequence ATGAATGGTATTTTTACCCGACTCCCATTGATTGCGGCCCTGGTGCTCGCTTTGGCCATGCTGGCATCGCTGGGTTGGCAGGGGTGGCAGTTTTACCAGGCCGAGCAGGCCCGCTCGAGCGAAGCGTCCCAGCGCCAGGTGGCGCGGCAACCGGCTTCGGTAAGACAGCAGTCGGATATCGATCTTCCCGGAATCGATCTTTTCGGCCAGCCCGGGGCCCAGGTCCAGGCTGCGCCGCAGTCGACAGAAAACCTGCCGGAAACCAATCTGAGACTCTTTTTGCGGGGCGTCATGGCCGGCGATGAAGAGAATGCCATTGCCAGCGCATTGATCGAAGGCTCCGACAGCCGGACCGAAGCCTACGCTATCGGCGACGAGCTTCCCGGCAACGCCACACTGCGCTCTGTCTACGCTAACCGCGTGATCATCGAGCGCAGCGGCAAGCTTGAAAACCTGTACTTCCCTGAAACCTCCGACAGCAGCGGCATCGATCTGACGGGAGGCGATAATGAACATGACGTCAGCCAGCCGATGCCGGCTCCTTCAAACGCCCGCGCTACGCGGCCTGCACCCTCCACTTCTCCGGTGTCCGGAGATCGTCGGGAAGAGATCCGGCGCCGGCTTGAAGAACTCAGGGAGCGGTTGCGCCAGAACAGTAACTGA
- the gspE gene encoding type II secretion system ATPase GspE, producing MRISVENDLDMRVQDAPVGRLPFTFAKRHGVILTRADTGEAKVLVRPGASPNALAEANRISGGRARFEAIAPEDFDDALNAAYQSDSAEAMQMVEGIGEDMDLASLADSVPETEDLLEQEDDAPIIRLINAILTEAVNTNASDVHIETYEKRLVVRFRVDGILREVVQPKRALAPLLVSRIKVMSRLDIAEKRVPQDGRISLRVAGREVDLRVSTMPSSNGERIVLRLLDKQAGRLRLESLGMADRDFAILRKLIHRPYGIILVTGPTGSGKSTTLYGALQEINDRSRNILTVEDPIEYNLSGIGQTQVNPKVDMTFARGLRAILRQDPDVVMIGEIRDLETAEIAVQASLTGHLVLSTLHTNTAVGAIARLMDMGIEPFLISSSLVGIVAQRLVRVLCSHCKEAYTPSQEHCEFLQLDPNDPPQIYRAKGCNECNQLGYRGRMGIYEVVKVDENLSQLIHKQAGELELEHEARRHGPSIHADGVAKVLNGATTVEEVLRVTHRG from the coding sequence ATGAGGATCAGCGTGGAAAACGACCTCGACATGCGGGTGCAGGATGCTCCGGTTGGCCGTTTGCCGTTTACCTTCGCCAAGCGGCACGGCGTCATCCTGACTCGCGCGGATACCGGCGAGGCTAAGGTATTGGTGCGCCCGGGAGCGTCTCCCAATGCGTTGGCCGAGGCCAACCGCATCAGTGGGGGCCGCGCCCGGTTCGAGGCGATCGCGCCGGAAGATTTCGACGATGCGTTGAACGCGGCCTACCAGAGCGATTCCGCCGAGGCCATGCAGATGGTCGAGGGTATCGGCGAGGATATGGATCTGGCGAGCCTGGCGGATTCGGTTCCCGAGACCGAAGACTTGCTCGAACAGGAAGACGACGCGCCGATTATCCGCCTGATCAACGCTATCCTGACCGAAGCCGTCAATACCAACGCCTCGGACGTCCACATCGAGACCTATGAGAAGCGCCTGGTGGTGCGGTTCCGGGTCGATGGCATCCTGCGGGAAGTGGTCCAGCCGAAGCGCGCGCTGGCGCCGCTGCTGGTCTCGCGGATCAAGGTTATGTCCCGACTGGACATTGCCGAGAAGCGGGTCCCGCAGGATGGCCGCATCTCCCTGCGTGTGGCCGGCCGAGAGGTCGACTTGCGGGTTTCGACCATGCCGTCATCCAACGGCGAGCGCATCGTGCTGCGTCTGCTGGACAAGCAGGCCGGTCGTTTGAGGCTCGAATCACTGGGTATGGCGGATCGCGACTTCGCTATCCTTCGCAAGCTGATCCACCGGCCTTACGGCATCATCCTGGTCACCGGGCCGACCGGTTCCGGTAAGTCCACGACGCTTTACGGTGCTCTCCAGGAGATCAACGACCGCAGCCGTAACATCCTTACGGTCGAGGACCCCATCGAATACAACCTCTCCGGCATCGGTCAGACCCAGGTCAACCCCAAGGTGGACATGACCTTCGCCCGCGGCCTGCGGGCCATCCTGCGTCAGGACCCGGATGTGGTGATGATCGGGGAGATCCGTGACCTGGAAACCGCCGAGATTGCGGTGCAGGCCAGTTTGACCGGTCACCTGGTGCTGTCCACGCTGCATACCAACACCGCCGTCGGCGCCATCGCGCGTCTGATGGATATGGGTATCGAGCCGTTCCTGATCTCGTCCAGTCTGGTGGGCATCGTGGCCCAGCGTCTGGTGCGTGTGTTGTGCTCGCACTGCAAGGAAGCCTATACGCCTTCGCAAGAGCATTGCGAGTTCCTCCAGCTCGATCCAAATGACCCGCCACAAATCTACCGGGCAAAGGGTTGCAACGAATGCAACCAGCTGGGCTATCGCGGACGGATGGGGATCTACGAAGTGGTCAAGGTCGACGAGAACCTCAGTCAGTTGATTCACAAGCAGGCCGGCGAACTGGAACTCGAGCATGAAGCCCGTCGTCATGGCCCGAGTATCCATGCCGACGGGGTGGCCAAGGTATTGAATGGCGCCACGACAGTGGAAGAAGTCCTTCGTGTGACGCACCGGGGTTAA
- the gspF gene encoding type II secretion system inner membrane protein GspF, which produces MPAYNYKALDVRGKQKHGVLEADSPRAVRQQLRERRLTPLSVETARDKEARSNPLSRRGGGLSVSDLALVTRQIATLIQSGIPVEQALGAAAQQSEKQRIKSMMIAIRSKVMEGYSLADSLGEFPRAFPRLYRSTVAAGEHAGHLDLVLNRLADYTEARQEARQKIQLAAIYPIILTVVAIAIVVFLLTYVVPDIIEVFVKQGQTLPALTRGMLAVSDFLADYGIYLAAILVVAAIIFRMALRKESNRLRFHRSLLHMPGISGMSRGVNTARYASTLSILTTSGVPLVEAMRIAGEVLSNDYLRLRLKDAAQAVSEGSSLHKSLDNTGYFPPMMLHMIASGETSGELDHMLERTANMQENTLQAKIQTLVGLFEPLMLLVMGGVVLIIVLAIMLPILNMSNLVG; this is translated from the coding sequence ATGCCCGCTTATAACTACAAGGCCCTGGATGTACGGGGAAAACAGAAGCACGGCGTGCTGGAAGCCGATAGTCCACGCGCGGTCAGACAGCAACTGCGGGAACGCCGGCTGACGCCGTTGTCGGTGGAAACCGCACGCGACAAGGAAGCCCGAAGCAATCCCCTGAGTCGCCGTGGCGGTGGTCTCAGTGTTTCCGACCTGGCGCTGGTTACCCGCCAGATTGCTACATTGATCCAATCTGGCATACCGGTTGAACAAGCGCTCGGCGCAGCCGCCCAGCAGTCGGAGAAACAGCGGATCAAGAGCATGATGATCGCGATCCGCTCGAAGGTCATGGAGGGATATTCCCTGGCCGACAGTCTCGGGGAATTCCCGCGCGCCTTTCCACGACTCTATCGTTCGACCGTCGCCGCCGGTGAGCACGCCGGTCACCTCGACCTGGTACTCAACCGCTTGGCGGATTACACCGAGGCCCGGCAGGAAGCCCGGCAAAAGATCCAGCTTGCGGCGATCTACCCCATCATCCTGACGGTGGTCGCTATCGCCATCGTAGTGTTCCTGCTGACCTATGTGGTACCTGACATCATCGAGGTCTTCGTCAAGCAGGGCCAGACACTTCCGGCACTGACACGCGGCATGCTGGCGGTCTCGGACTTCCTGGCGGACTACGGGATATACCTGGCAGCAATCCTGGTCGTGGCTGCAATCATTTTTCGCATGGCGTTACGAAAAGAATCGAACCGACTGCGTTTTCACCGGTCTCTGCTGCACATGCCGGGTATCTCCGGGATGTCCCGTGGAGTGAATACGGCACGTTACGCCAGTACGCTGTCGATCCTCACCACCAGCGGCGTACCCCTGGTCGAGGCCATGCGCATCGCCGGGGAGGTCCTGTCCAACGACTACCTGAGGCTGCGCCTGAAGGATGCGGCCCAAGCGGTGTCCGAGGGCAGCAGCCTGCACAAGTCGCTCGACAATACCGGCTATTTCCCGCCGATGATGCTGCACATGATCGCCAGCGGCGAAACCAGTGGAGAGCTCGACCACATGCTGGAGCGGACGGCCAACATGCAGGAGAATACGCTGCAGGCCAAGATCCAGACGCTGGTGGGGCTGTTCGAGCCGTTGATGCTGCTGGTGATGGGTGGGGTGGTACTGATCATCGTGCTGGCGATCATGCTGCCGATTCTAAATATGAGTAATCTGGTCGGCTAA
- the gspG gene encoding type II secretion system major pseudopilin GspG encodes MKQMKKSGGFTLIEIMVVMVILGLLVAIVAPNILGRSDQARVTVAQTQMSNIANALDLYRLDNGHYPSTQQGLQALVSKPSGSPEPRNWNPDGYLKSVPQDPWDNDYQYISPGVNGPYDLYSYGADGREGGDEDAADISVWDDPNQ; translated from the coding sequence ATGAAGCAAATGAAGAAGAGTGGCGGTTTCACCCTGATTGAGATCATGGTGGTCATGGTAATTCTCGGTCTGCTGGTCGCCATCGTGGCGCCCAATATCCTGGGCCGTAGCGACCAGGCGCGGGTCACCGTGGCGCAGACCCAGATGAGCAATATTGCCAACGCACTCGATCTCTATCGCCTGGACAACGGCCACTACCCATCGACCCAGCAGGGACTCCAGGCACTGGTCAGCAAGCCCAGTGGCAGCCCGGAACCGCGCAACTGGAACCCCGACGGCTACCTGAAGTCGGTGCCGCAGGACCCGTGGGACAATGATTACCAGTATATCAGCCCGGGCGTAAACGGCCCCTACGACCTCTATTCCTACGGCGCCGATGGCCGCGAAGGTGGTGACGAGGACGCCGCTGATATCAGCGTTTGGGACGACCCGAACCAATAA
- the gspH gene encoding type II secretion system minor pseudopilin GspH, translating into MRRSRGFTLIEIMVVMVVVGLMAVIAVVNMGGGAQQRELENAARELFLLMQTASEQAVLNNQEMGLVIDDESYRFLAFNSLERVWEPQEERLFSAREVPEWMALTYQTEDNLPTLPGVEDDEDAPRPDLVFFSSGEITPFEMQMTAGDNSDLVYSIESDGLNGLDWRTPGDEDEL; encoded by the coding sequence ATGCGCCGTTCTCGCGGGTTTACATTGATCGAGATTATGGTGGTCATGGTCGTGGTGGGCCTAATGGCCGTCATTGCCGTGGTGAATATGGGCGGCGGCGCCCAGCAGCGCGAACTGGAGAACGCCGCCCGCGAACTTTTCCTGTTGATGCAGACGGCCTCGGAGCAGGCGGTGCTCAACAACCAGGAAATGGGGCTGGTGATCGACGATGAATCCTACCGTTTCCTCGCGTTCAACAGCCTCGAGCGTGTGTGGGAACCGCAGGAAGAACGGCTTTTTAGTGCACGTGAAGTGCCTGAATGGATGGCACTGACCTACCAAACAGAAGATAACTTACCGACGCTACCGGGTGTAGAGGACGATGAAGACGCTCCTCGGCCCGATCTGGTCTTTTTCTCGTCCGGTGAGATTACTCCCTTCGAAATGCAAATGACTGCGGGTGATAACAGCGACCTGGTGTACAGCATCGAATCCGACGGCCTCAATGGATTGGACTGGCGTACCCCGGGTGACGAGGACGAGTTGTGA
- the gspI gene encoding type II secretion system minor pseudopilin GspI — translation MSAVVRPMAPRRFRGFTLIEVLVAVLVFGVIATAASEVASNYIGTYERIRDRTLATWIAENEVTEMRLLENLPEISEETDELEYANRNWQLETVVSATEDPRIRRVEVSVASLVDDNEPVPLAQMTGFLGDY, via the coding sequence ATGTCTGCCGTAGTCCGCCCAATGGCTCCCCGACGATTCCGGGGCTTCACGCTGATCGAGGTACTGGTTGCGGTGCTGGTCTTCGGCGTCATTGCGACCGCTGCGTCCGAAGTGGCGAGCAATTATATCGGTACCTACGAGCGTATACGTGACCGCACCCTGGCTACCTGGATAGCTGAGAACGAAGTCACCGAGATGCGCTTGCTCGAGAACCTGCCAGAGATTTCCGAGGAAACCGACGAACTGGAATACGCCAATCGCAATTGGCAATTGGAAACCGTAGTCAGCGCAACCGAAGATCCTCGTATCCGACGGGTTGAGGTGAGCGTGGCCTCGCTGGTCGATGACAATGAACCGGTACCGTTGGCTCAGATGACGGGGTTCCTTGGTGATTACTGA
- the gspJ gene encoding type II secretion system minor pseudopilin GspJ, producing MITDLARRPRFHTSRQGGFTLLEVLIAVGITALVGIGVWQMINGVIRARDRVDAVAEEFAQLQRAMVVIERDFNQVVNRPIRDIYGDPRYALTSREEGIVVSLTHQGWRNPLGSRRSDLQRSTYEFTGDELHRRYWGTLDLAQDAEGRDQLLLSRVTDVQVRFMDENNNWQDEWPTAEGVQETSNSPGALVAVPLPKGVEVVIEHEQFGEVRRLFALPDFDPESAQGFISQQGGEGDAEEDEDDQASSDDQQTPDPGQDPGVGSETPQ from the coding sequence GTGATTACTGATCTCGCCAGACGCCCGCGATTTCATACCTCCCGCCAGGGCGGGTTCACCCTGTTGGAAGTCCTGATCGCCGTTGGCATTACAGCGCTGGTCGGTATTGGCGTCTGGCAGATGATCAACGGAGTCATTCGCGCCCGTGACCGGGTCGACGCGGTAGCGGAGGAGTTTGCCCAGTTGCAGCGGGCGATGGTGGTCATCGAGCGAGACTTCAATCAGGTGGTCAACCGCCCGATACGCGATATCTATGGTGATCCGCGCTATGCATTGACCAGTCGGGAAGAGGGCATAGTGGTGTCGCTGACCCACCAGGGCTGGCGTAATCCACTGGGGAGTCGGCGCAGTGACCTGCAACGGTCCACGTACGAATTCACGGGGGATGAACTGCATCGTCGCTACTGGGGTACATTGGACCTGGCTCAGGATGCTGAGGGGCGAGACCAACTGCTGCTAAGCCGTGTGACCGATGTTCAGGTCCGCTTCATGGACGAGAACAACAATTGGCAGGACGAGTGGCCAACGGCCGAGGGCGTGCAGGAAACGTCGAATTCTCCGGGTGCCCTGGTGGCAGTCCCTTTGCCAAAAGGCGTAGAGGTCGTTATCGAGCACGAGCAGTTCGGCGAGGTTCGGCGCCTGTTCGCGCTGCCTGATTTCGATCCTGAGTCCGCCCAGGGCTTCATCTCACAGCAAGGCGGGGAGGGAGATGCCGAAGAGGATGAAGACGACCAGGCATCTTCTGATGACCAGCAGACACCGGACCCGGGCCAAGACCCGGGCGTGGGCTCGGAGACGCCTCAATGA
- the gspK gene encoding type II secretion system minor pseudopilin GspK: protein MRRPRPETPRHQEGVALIMVLLGMALVVTMVAGMMQLQSLRIYKATHYLSQSQGKAIAFGAEAFAQQILYRDFEEDQEDSTFVDSPDEPWAQYSALIPYEESGTVEVQINDLSGKLNLNNLLDASGAVNELTRNRLERLMLTLDITDIRAEALIDWVDANDQTVSAYGAEDGEYLGLDPPYRAANQPFVSISELRLINGMTEESYQKLAPYVTALPVSGTGINVNMAPAPVLQALHQNLTTQQVETIIEQREEERFETVQDFLAHPVFAGLGLDASGLAVRSDFFDIASRITFDDRVYRLVTTIYRDPQGKMFTVRRDESQTNLITKERFTLSGDGQPSE, encoded by the coding sequence ATGAGGCGGCCGAGGCCCGAAACGCCTCGCCATCAGGAAGGCGTCGCGCTGATCATGGTCTTACTGGGTATGGCCCTGGTGGTGACCATGGTGGCGGGCATGATGCAACTGCAATCCCTGCGTATATACAAGGCAACGCACTACCTGTCCCAGAGTCAGGGTAAAGCGATCGCGTTTGGTGCCGAGGCATTTGCCCAGCAGATCCTGTATCGGGATTTCGAAGAAGACCAGGAAGACAGTACCTTCGTCGACAGCCCGGACGAGCCCTGGGCCCAGTATTCAGCCCTGATTCCCTACGAGGAATCGGGAACCGTTGAGGTCCAGATCAACGACCTCAGCGGAAAGCTCAACCTCAATAACCTGCTGGATGCCTCCGGTGCGGTCAACGAACTCACCCGCAATCGCCTGGAGCGCCTGATGCTGACACTGGATATTACGGATATCCGCGCGGAGGCATTGATTGACTGGGTAGACGCCAACGACCAGACAGTGTCTGCCTATGGCGCAGAGGACGGGGAGTATCTCGGACTCGATCCACCTTATCGCGCGGCCAATCAGCCTTTCGTCAGCATCTCAGAGTTGCGTCTTATTAATGGCATGACCGAGGAGTCGTACCAAAAACTTGCGCCCTATGTGACCGCGTTGCCCGTATCCGGTACCGGAATCAATGTTAATATGGCGCCAGCCCCGGTGCTCCAGGCCCTGCATCAGAACCTGACGACACAGCAGGTGGAAACGATTATCGAGCAGCGGGAAGAGGAGCGGTTCGAAACGGTACAGGACTTCCTGGCCCATCCTGTTTTTGCGGGCCTGGGCCTGGATGCCAGCGGTCTTGCGGTGCGCAGCGATTTCTTCGATATCGCGTCCCGGATCACCTTTGATGACCGGGTCTATCGCCTGGTCACGACCATCTATCGCGATCCCCAAGGGAAAATGTTCACCGTGCGCCGTGACGAAAGCCAGACGAACCTGATCACCAAGGAACGCTTTACGCTCTCTGGAGACGGTCAACCCTCTGAGTGA